Proteins encoded within one genomic window of Sminthopsis crassicaudata isolate SCR6 chromosome X, ASM4859323v1, whole genome shotgun sequence:
- the LOC141548505 gene encoding uncharacterized protein LOC141548505 — protein MAYSKPQGKLVKDLPAALEGEPVLIFRGPKIRKGQCVQVTVRNRQVRYLVRYPRRREKDQAPKGGVANPDAPPPDAPPAPEPESTSSDLIAKPRSPSSSSSSSSPSRRRRRLGSSSSSSSTGSSCCCHSCCSSTSSSSTTTSSNDGDHSKESIGYEDSGGVGSSGTCTSSTSTGIGTGTGTGTGTGTDAGTGTVTGTDTGTGTSTTTGTGTSSSVTDTGTDTGTDTGTGTSTSTGIATSSSSTDTGTDTGTGTSTGTGTSTSTGTGTSSSSTVTSTSTGTGTSTSTGTGTGTSTSTGTGTGTGTSSSSISTGTGTGTGTGTSSSSTGTGTGTGTSSSSTVTGTSSCSTTGTGTGTSSSSTGTGTGTGTGTGTSSSGSGSGSGSDSTTSSTSKCSSLEVAMPLWIPSGSGGREAPSSSGLESGPLSVYVVEDWKYEWVSEGCVFRYSVTHVQDSDVALQTAAKKEQLEDCPGTSTEGSDKGTPVKDDSTWWGTVMQWPRKRKRGREPKRGRQGAKVADPEEKYLSRLEEVQIQLPRALKPLLVEDWLLVTLEKKLFTLPAKKSVASILGDYVVFQQNYGSSSKKHTIKELMAGLQNYFDLVLVNQLLFDFEKPQYADLMSSYPNLLLSQIYGGAHLLRLFPQMGPMLACTPLSESSLYVLQKHLQDFLQYLALDPSRLFCASTDYQESSAEYKKRVG, from the coding sequence ATGGCCTATTCCAAACCCCAAGGTAAGCTGGTCAAGGACCTGCCTGCCGCGCTGGAGGGGGAGCCAGTGCTGATATTCCGTGGGCCCAAGATACGTAAGGGCCAGTGCGTCCAGGTTACCGTAAGGAACAGGCAAGTTAGATACCTGGTACGTTACCCAAGACGCAGAGAGAAGGACCAGGCCCCGAAGGGTGGAGTGGCCAATCCTGATGCGCCCCCCCCAGACGCCCCGCCGGCCCCAGAGCCTGAGTCGACCTCGAGTGACCTGATAGCTAAGCCCAGAAGCCCCAGTAGCAGTTCGAGTAGTAGCAGTCCGAGCCGCCGTCGACGCCGCCTcggtagcagtagcagtagcagcagcactGGCAGTAGCTGCTGCTGCCATAGTTGCTGCAGCagcaccagcagcagcagcaccacCACCAGCAGTAATGATGGCGACCACAGCAAAGAAAGCATCGGCTATGAAGACAGCGGCGGGGTTGGCAGCAGCGGCACCTGCACTAGCAGCACCAGCACCGGCATAGGCACCGGCACAGGCACCGGCACAGGCACCGGCACTGACGCTGGCACCGGCACCGTCACAGGCACCGACACAGGCACCGGCACCAGCACCACCACCGGCACCGGCACTAGCAGCAGCGTCACCGACACAGGCACCGACACAGGCACCGACACTGGCACCGGCACCAGCACCAGCACCGGCATCGCCACTAGCAGCAGCAGCACCGACACAGGCACCGACACTGGCACAGGCACCAGCACCGGCACGGGCACCAGCACCAGCACCGGCACCGGCACTAGCAGCAGCAGCACTGTCACCAGCACCAGCACTGGCACCGGCACCAGCACCAGCACCGGCACTGGCACCGGCACCAGCACCAGCACCGGCACCGGCACAGGCACCGGCACTAGCAGCAGCAGTATCAGCACCGGCACCGGCACCGGCACCGGCACAggcaccagcagcagcagcactggCACGGGCACGGGCACTGGCACTAGCAGCAGCAGCACCGTCACCGGCACTAGCAGCTGCAGCACCACTGGCACCGGCACCGGCACTAGCAGCAGCAGCACCGGTACCGGCACCGGCACAGGTACCGGCACCGGCACTAGCagcagcggcagcggcagcggTAGCGGTAGCGACAGCACCACTAGCAGCACCAGCAAATGCAGCAGCTTGGAAGTCGCCATGCCCCTTTGGATACCCAGTGGGAGCGGTGGCCGTGAGGCCCCCAGCAGCAGCGGCCTGGAATCGGGGCCCCTGTCGGTCTACGTAGTGGAAGATTGGAAGTATGAATGGGTCTCCGAGGGCTGCGTGTTTCGCTATTCTGTTACCCACGTGCAGGATAGCGATGTGGCCCTCCAAACGGCTGCCAAGAAAGAGCAGTTGGAAGATTGCCCCGGCACCTCCACTGAGGGCAGTGACAAGGGCACTCCGGTCAAAGATGACAGCACCTGGTGGGGTACAGTGATGCAGTGGCCCCGCAAGCGCAAAAGAGGGCGGGAGCCGAAGCGTGGGCGCCAGGGAGCCAAGGTTGCAGATCCGGAAGAGAAGTATCTGAGCAGATTGGAGGAAGTCCAAATTCAACTCCCCAGAGCCCTGAAACCTCTTCTGGTGGAAGATTGGCTGCTGGTGACCCTCGAGAAAAAGCTCTTCACTCTTCCCGCCAAAAAGAGCGTAGCTTCCATTTTGGGGGACTATGTTGTCTTCCAGCAAAATTATGGCTCTTCCAGCAAGAAGCATACCATCAAGGAATTGATGGCTGGCCTCCAAAATTATTTCGATCTGGTGCTGGTAAACCAACTACTCTTCGATTTTGAAAAACCCCAATACGCCGACCTCATGAGCAGCTATCCCAACTTGCTGTTGTCCCAGATCTACGGGGGTGCCCACCTGTTGCGCCTCTTCCCGCAGATGGGCCCGATGCTGGCCTGCACCCCCCTCAGCGAGAGTAGCCTCTATGTTCTGCAGAAGCACTTGCAAGATTTCCTGCAGTATTTGGCTCTGGATCCTTCCCGGCTGTTTTGTGCTTCCACCGACTACCAGGAGTCTTCTGCTGAATACAAGAAAAGAGTCGG